From Luteolibacter yonseiensis, the proteins below share one genomic window:
- a CDS encoding helix-turn-helix transcriptional regulator, with protein MNRIDRLTGMILLLQGQRVITAEQIAGHFEISVRTVYRDLAALGEAGVPIIAEAGIGYSLMRGYHMPPVMFTEDEAAALFMSGVVTEQIADDSLSQSLKSALLKVRSVLPQEKRDYLHQLKDKVSVSFRQSHDVGKRESLMPIQDAVVRRRCLRIGYNTASQGDITERLVEPLGLVFYARRWHLIAWCRLRKEVRDFRLDRMASWKVMDECFQEHSGFLLKEFLRKSIENHELTPATVIVERGALERFHGEIPCTRISEEIQQDGRVRLELLTYSCEWLGGWLLGFGTRVEAVEPPELRDGIRDAALAVAARHAEEFSVV; from the coding sequence ATGAACCGCATCGACCGACTCACCGGCATGATCCTGCTGCTGCAAGGGCAGCGCGTGATCACGGCGGAGCAGATCGCCGGGCATTTCGAGATCAGCGTGCGGACGGTCTATCGGGATCTCGCCGCCCTTGGCGAGGCTGGGGTGCCGATCATCGCCGAGGCGGGCATCGGCTACAGCCTGATGCGCGGCTACCACATGCCGCCGGTGATGTTCACCGAGGACGAGGCGGCGGCGCTTTTCATGAGCGGCGTGGTCACGGAACAGATTGCCGACGATTCCCTGAGCCAGTCGCTGAAGTCCGCGCTGCTCAAGGTGCGATCCGTCCTGCCACAGGAGAAAAGGGACTATCTCCACCAGTTGAAGGACAAGGTCAGCGTCTCGTTCCGCCAGAGCCATGATGTGGGAAAGCGCGAGTCCCTGATGCCGATACAGGATGCGGTTGTCAGGAGACGTTGTCTGAGGATCGGCTACAATACCGCCAGCCAGGGCGACATCACGGAGCGTCTGGTGGAGCCGCTCGGGTTGGTATTCTACGCCCGGCGGTGGCATCTCATCGCCTGGTGCCGGTTGCGCAAGGAGGTCAGGGATTTCCGGTTGGACCGCATGGCGAGCTGGAAGGTGATGGATGAATGTTTCCAGGAACACTCTGGTTTTCTTTTGAAGGAGTTCCTGCGGAAGAGCATCGAAAACCATGAACTGACCCCGGCCACGGTCATCGTCGAGCGCGGGGCGCTCGAGCGCTTTCATGGAGAAATCCCCTGCACGCGGATTTCTGAGGAAATCCAACAGGACGGGCGTGTTCGGCTGGAACTGCTGACCTATTCGTGCGAATGGCTGGGTGGCTGGCTGCTGGGATTCGGAACGCGCGTGGAAGCGGTGGAGCCGCCGGAGCTTCGCGATGGCATCCGCGACGCGGCGCTCGCCGTGGCCGCACGCCATGCGGAAGAATTTTCCGTCGTTTGA
- a CDS encoding VOC family protein, translating to MKTNALNWFEIFTNDLAKATEFYSTILKAELTTPSSGCNMAIFPYDAESGVGGGLTQMDGHNPGPGGTIVYLNVEGDLDGVLSRIPAAGGKVLKERFDIAPHGFIGIFSDPEGNIVGLHSMS from the coding sequence ATGAAAACAAACGCACTGAACTGGTTCGAGATCTTCACCAACGACCTCGCCAAGGCCACCGAATTCTACAGCACCATCCTCAAGGCGGAACTCACAACCCCGTCCTCCGGCTGCAACATGGCGATCTTTCCCTACGATGCCGAAAGCGGCGTGGGCGGAGGACTCACCCAGATGGACGGCCACAACCCCGGCCCCGGCGGAACGATCGTCTACCTGAACGTCGAGGGAGATCTGGACGGAGTCCTTTCCCGCATCCCCGCCGCCGGAGGCAAGGTCCTGAAGGAACGCTTCGACATCGCCCCCCACGGATTCATCGGCATCTTCAGCGATCCGGAAGGAAATATCGTCGGCCTGCACAGCATGTCCTGA
- a CDS encoding LamG-like jellyroll fold domain-containing protein gives MSKPTSFERPAASPGIRLASAIALLSAVTVPALRADITYNLNFDPASSPQTQQVANSVAVAAAFYNQYGSFNKHWSVNYNAGIPTAEANYSGYMGYGGIRNERVVFHEAAHTFGMGTGPNYGNLISGGVWKGRYGNQAQFDTYNDFGDGLHGDGHAVWPSGYNYDNEDGVIERHWHTRIMAGIRADMGILSFTREARNEGVVAGETAEFRVESPMAASWQWSKNGVPLTNGGDISGATSPRLRIANAEAADAGSYRCTVTGANETLNSRPRQLWVHAAAPLGQWNFNGNPGDALGLNHGTAIGSPAYVAGKTGQAVDLDGTDDYIDLPDPVGRAGDITVATWVNWDGGGNWQRVFDLGSNTYQYLFLSPKSGDNTLRLALKDSINGRDVEYQVNAPALTTGQWVHLAAVLNGNYMTLYVNGKPAGSAFDLDASPAHFPATNNYIGKSQSADPLFNGRVDDFRIYGKALSGSDVWSLWGQSANQAPVFSQPVITLPAVSALEPFAPQTVAPFASDPDSNPLTFSKLYGPAWLAVAANGTLTGQPGAGSGGENTFIIRVTDPSGASSDATVKIQIHAPLAAPVTSSTTAPVTDDDDAYHFASNIGEPDTINGTTNAADNDESTYLAEDRSSKGQTFTTGTSAQGYFLQSFTVQHVNWPTVTPNGSGYDIQPGDQWEFQIGTMSGTTKTPLLRYTAVYDGTALTGSGTGGTGRYLTFNVSGMAVRLEPATTYYFEIAPLSGDPYFEMNSKRTGTYAGGTAFRGNVAGTLGTSVTPLAGDYIFHVNLEAKNIIAPGTVAYWNFEEGSPNTYVPYARTTDNQYQGSLFDQSGNGNHLSVWTGNWQWYRPQVPSGTTPQTGIANSLSIQNAGAYPSITSTGTSLASWSPETWTIEAAIRPDDATNGYQTFIGRDSRGAFAGDPALAAIYFTVVPNGGLRFMFTDAAGNNWDITTAANTIQDAKWHAVAATSDGDTLSLYLKNISNGATAYTLLGTRDISASANPAISTGAGDGGDWDPGTITIARGLHNGGHTDRFFGHIDDVRLTNGALAPENFLYSPLGSIQAWRLGHFGTTAATGSAADNADPDGDGWDNISEYISGTLPNNPSSKLGIASLLAEGDDRTITFPTINGRYYTVQATDTLVAASWETVLTSGVPAANLPGTGGDLQVTDSGGATHPKRFYRILVTK, from the coding sequence ATGTCAAAACCCACCTCTTTCGAGCGCCCCGCCGCGTCGCCGGGAATCCGGCTCGCGTCAGCCATCGCCCTTTTGTCAGCCGTCACAGTCCCCGCGCTGCGGGCCGACATCACCTACAATCTTAATTTCGATCCCGCATCATCCCCGCAGACACAACAGGTGGCGAACTCGGTGGCGGTGGCGGCCGCGTTCTACAACCAGTACGGCTCGTTCAACAAGCACTGGAGCGTGAATTACAACGCCGGAATTCCCACGGCGGAGGCGAATTACAGCGGCTACATGGGCTACGGCGGCATCCGCAATGAACGCGTCGTGTTTCATGAGGCGGCACACACATTCGGCATGGGCACCGGCCCGAACTACGGCAACCTGATCTCGGGCGGCGTCTGGAAGGGCAGATACGGCAACCAGGCACAATTCGACACTTATAATGACTTCGGAGACGGACTGCATGGCGATGGTCACGCCGTCTGGCCCAGCGGCTACAACTATGACAACGAGGATGGCGTCATCGAGCGGCACTGGCACACCCGCATCATGGCCGGCATCCGCGCGGACATGGGCATCCTCTCGTTCACCCGGGAAGCGAGGAATGAGGGGGTGGTGGCGGGTGAGACCGCCGAGTTCCGCGTGGAGTCTCCCATGGCGGCGTCATGGCAGTGGTCCAAAAACGGAGTTCCCCTGACGAACGGAGGCGACATCTCCGGAGCGACCAGCCCGAGATTGAGGATCGCCAATGCCGAAGCCGCCGACGCGGGAAGCTACCGCTGCACCGTCACCGGCGCGAACGAAACCCTGAACAGCCGCCCCCGCCAGCTATGGGTCCATGCGGCCGCACCACTCGGGCAATGGAACTTCAATGGCAACCCCGGCGACGCCCTCGGCCTGAACCACGGCACCGCCATCGGTTCGCCCGCCTACGTCGCCGGAAAAACCGGTCAGGCCGTGGATCTGGATGGGACGGATGATTACATCGATCTTCCCGACCCGGTCGGGCGCGCCGGAGACATCACCGTGGCGACCTGGGTGAACTGGGACGGAGGAGGCAACTGGCAGCGCGTCTTCGACCTCGGCTCGAACACCTACCAATACCTGTTCCTCAGTCCCAAATCCGGCGACAACACCCTGCGGCTGGCGCTGAAGGACAGCATCAATGGCAGGGACGTGGAATACCAAGTCAACGCCCCCGCCCTGACCACCGGACAATGGGTCCATCTGGCGGCGGTGTTGAATGGCAACTATATGACTCTCTATGTGAACGGAAAGCCGGCGGGTTCCGCTTTCGATCTCGACGCCAGTCCCGCCCATTTCCCAGCCACGAACAACTACATCGGCAAAAGCCAGTCCGCGGACCCGCTTTTCAACGGACGCGTGGATGACTTCCGCATTTATGGCAAGGCCCTCTCCGGTTCGGACGTCTGGTCGCTGTGGGGGCAGAGCGCCAATCAGGCGCCGGTATTTTCACAGCCGGTCATCACGCTGCCGGCAGTCAGCGCGCTGGAGCCTTTCGCGCCCCAGACGGTCGCCCCGTTCGCCAGCGATCCGGATTCGAATCCTCTCACGTTTTCCAAATTATACGGCCCCGCCTGGCTGGCGGTCGCGGCGAACGGCACCCTCACCGGACAACCCGGCGCGGGCAGCGGTGGAGAAAACACCTTCATCATCCGCGTCACGGATCCCTCCGGTGCGAGTTCGGATGCCACGGTGAAAATCCAGATCCACGCCCCGTTGGCCGCTCCCGTGACTTCCAGCACGACCGCCCCCGTCACGGATGACGACGATGCCTATCATTTCGCCAGCAACATCGGCGAACCCGACACCATCAACGGCACAACCAACGCCGCCGACAATGATGAGTCGACCTACCTTGCGGAGGACCGGAGCAGCAAAGGCCAGACCTTCACGACAGGGACCAGCGCCCAGGGGTATTTCCTCCAGTCCTTCACCGTCCAGCACGTGAACTGGCCCACCGTCACTCCCAATGGATCGGGCTACGACATCCAGCCGGGCGACCAGTGGGAATTCCAGATCGGCACGATGAGCGGCACCACCAAGACTCCGCTTCTGAGATATACCGCGGTGTATGACGGCACGGCCCTCACCGGCAGCGGCACGGGCGGCACCGGGCGCTACCTGACGTTCAACGTCTCGGGCATGGCCGTGCGGCTCGAACCTGCCACGACCTACTACTTCGAAATCGCGCCACTCTCCGGTGATCCTTATTTCGAGATGAACAGCAAGCGCACCGGCACCTACGCGGGCGGCACCGCCTTCCGGGGCAACGTCGCCGGCACGCTCGGCACCAGTGTCACCCCGCTCGCCGGAGACTACATTTTCCATGTGAATCTGGAGGCGAAAAACATTATCGCCCCCGGCACCGTCGCCTACTGGAACTTCGAAGAAGGTTCCCCGAACACCTACGTTCCCTACGCCCGCACCACGGACAACCAGTATCAGGGAAGCCTCTTCGACCAATCCGGAAACGGCAACCACCTCTCGGTCTGGACAGGGAACTGGCAGTGGTACCGTCCGCAGGTGCCATCCGGCACCACACCGCAGACCGGCATCGCCAACTCCCTCAGCATCCAAAACGCGGGTGCCTACCCCTCCATCACCTCCACCGGCACCTCCCTGGCAAGCTGGAGCCCGGAAACGTGGACCATCGAGGCCGCCATCCGGCCCGACGATGCCACGAACGGCTACCAGACCTTCATCGGTCGCGACAGCCGGGGAGCCTTCGCCGGAGATCCGGCACTCGCCGCAATTTATTTCACAGTGGTACCCAACGGAGGCCTGCGCTTCATGTTCACCGATGCGGCGGGAAACAATTGGGACATCACCACCGCCGCAAACACCATCCAGGATGCGAAATGGCACGCCGTCGCCGCCACATCCGACGGCGACACCCTTTCACTCTATCTGAAAAACATCAGCAATGGTGCCACGGCGTACACGCTTCTCGGCACCCGCGACATCTCCGCCAGCGCGAATCCCGCCATTTCCACCGGTGCGGGTGATGGTGGCGACTGGGATCCCGGGACGATCACGATCGCACGCGGCCTCCACAACGGCGGCCACACCGACCGCTTCTTCGGCCACATCGACGACGTCCGGCTGACCAACGGCGCGCTCGCACCCGAAAACTTCCTCTACAGCCCGCTCGGCTCCATCCAAGCGTGGCGGCTCGGTCATTTCGGCACCACCGCCGCCACCGGCAGCGCGGCGGACAACGCCGATCCCGATGGTGACGGCTGGGACAACATCAGCGAATACATCTCCGGCACCCTGCCCAACAATCCCTCCAGCAAGCTCGGCATCGCCAGCCTTCTCGCCGAGGGCGATGACCGCACCATCACCTTCCCGACCATCAACGGACGTTACTACACCGTGCAGGCCACCGACACACTTGTCGCTGCGAGTTGGGAAACCGTGCTCACTTCGGGCGTCCCTGCGGCGAACCTTCCCGGCACCGGCGGCGACCTCCAGGTGACCGACAGCGGCGGAGCCACCCACCCCAAGCGCTTCTACCGCATCCTCGTCACGAAATAG
- the uvrA gene encoding excinuclease ABC subunit UvrA, with protein MAGLPLFSGVPKDAPKSAPTTPGQVIRLRGCRQHNLQGFDLDIPLGKLSVVTGPSGSGKSSLAFHTLYAEGQRRYVETFSPYVRQFFDRMDKPDVDSIEGIPPAIAIEQKNHVRTTRSTVGTLTEINDYLKLLFARLAIGYDPYTGETIQPDSPESAAAWAFANFAGQSVHITFALPVPPEAKPEEIFPILNQQGYLRVLIGGKIHRTDEPLDSGTSGLGPQIHVLQDRLKVTPENQSRLLEALEAAFRLGKGHATVHLTESSGLKSESSRSFSTSWTNPATGFTLRPPTAALFSFNSPLGACPKCRGFGRVIGIDLEKTIPDKSLSIAQGAIKPFQGERGDECLRDLVRNCKERGIDTRCPVEDLTEAELEWIYYGDRKTENLTPEQLEDLWQSGNWYGIKGFFDWLETKAYKMQVRIFLSRYRSYTTCSECRGRRLQPESLCFKIEGKTLPELWAMSISDLLPWFSALVASSAPLINEHTALGTPDATLKLVLTEITSRLSYLDQVGLGYLTLDRTTRTLSGGEVERVNLTTCLGASLTGTLFVLDEPTVGLHPRDIDRLVGVMHSLRDKGNTLVVVEHEQAVMQAADQLIDIGPAAGSEGGTLIYQGPVTGGGVPGDQSSVTGARGKKKAVASKNISTSPAVGTLPWLTGAKSIPVPASRRKPSKKVLSIKGATRHNLRKLDAEIPLGLFVCLTGVSGSGKSTFAHDVLYLNLARKLGQEAEGDAAPIKSLTGSQHLASVELVDQTAVARTPRSTPAVFLGAFDPIRQLFALTPEARARELTTGFFSFNSGAGRCDRCAGNGFEKVEMQFLSDLYVTCPDCNGKRYKPSTLDYHYLGKSIHDILDLTVANAIAFYSEVAGLIPAHAKRHQQIVKLLEPLVQVGLGYLKLGQPLNTLSGGEAQRLKLCQLLASTETQGSARGKLLILDEPTTGLHFSDIENLLTVFQKLVDSGHTLLVIEHNLDVIKSADWLLDLGPEAGKHGGQLVATGPPEQVAKLDTPTAGFLKQALAGVTKGAEGSTGSSSSLPLPNPELPASSNSITLRGARHHNLKNISLDIPRDQLVVISGLSGSGKSTLAFDILFAEGQRRFLDSMSAYARQFAEQLEKPEIDQLQGLPPTVAIEQRISQGGGKSTVATVTELWNFIRLLYSKLGTLYCPDCHVPVEKQSLAAIENTIRDHLKSGAVRLLAPIIRGKKGFHTEIAEWAVKQGFTSLLVDGGFQEASTFTRLERFKEHDIDVVVAEVSNDRQPVAGRKVGKKNASSHVSSSSPVTDHLDLHTLIPRALDIGKGIIKLHTADGKIHLLSTHSNCPSCNQSFEELDPRLFSFNSPHGWCPECRGHGRVPKRRQHLDTSRFDTVLEAEMDADRAIDRMESNELTECPACHGSRLNPTASAVRLQGSPPAGGRGGRFSTPISALGKLSINSATTHFTDLTFTDSRDTLIARDILPEIRQRLTFLQEVGLGYLQLDRSGNTLSGGESQRIRLAAQLGSNLRGVLYVLDEPTIGLHPRDNAALLKTLISLRDQGNSLIIVEHDEDTIVAADHLIDLGPGAGRLGGEIVYQGKPPEIPKAPGDLPPVVGGKGRKKHSTGNSSSPATDHPVLAASSSPTYRALSAVMHHPLRGSRRAVGKDHPFLTLAGCHANNLKNVDVAIPLGRLTVLTGISGSGKSSLMHSCIAALFKNEAKTTRVKKSELPFGKTSGEKLVKATFEVDQSPIGKTSRSCPATYVKVFDHIRALFAQLPEARMRGFDASRFSFNTEGGRCPDCKGNGRVKLEMDFLPSTWVHCETCNGQRYNPATLEVTFRQKNIGEVLAMTIDDAAAFFESQPRISHPLKLMADTGLGYLQLGQASPTLSGGEAQRIKLVSELTKGRGTKATLNNAALTQRNLYLIEEPTVGLHLEDVQRLIDVLHRLADEGHTVVVIEHHMAVAAEADWILDLGPEAGEAGGQIIAQGTPEKVAKSKTSRTAPFLKTALRI; from the coding sequence ATGGCGGGTTTGCCGCTATTCTCGGGCGTGCCCAAAGACGCCCCCAAATCCGCTCCGACCACTCCAGGCCAGGTCATCCGCCTGCGCGGCTGCCGCCAGCACAATCTCCAGGGATTCGATCTGGATATTCCGCTTGGCAAGCTTTCCGTCGTCACGGGTCCTTCGGGATCGGGCAAATCCTCGCTGGCCTTCCACACTCTCTACGCGGAAGGGCAGCGCCGTTACGTCGAGACGTTCTCGCCTTATGTCCGGCAGTTTTTCGACCGGATGGACAAGCCGGATGTCGATTCCATCGAGGGCATTCCTCCTGCCATCGCCATCGAGCAGAAAAACCATGTGCGGACGACCCGCTCGACCGTCGGCACGCTCACCGAGATCAACGACTATCTCAAGCTGCTCTTCGCCCGTCTCGCCATCGGTTACGACCCCTACACCGGCGAGACCATCCAGCCGGATTCCCCCGAATCCGCCGCCGCATGGGCATTCGCGAATTTCGCGGGACAGTCCGTTCACATCACCTTCGCCCTGCCCGTCCCGCCCGAGGCGAAACCTGAGGAGATTTTTCCCATCCTGAACCAGCAGGGCTACCTCCGCGTCCTCATCGGCGGAAAAATCCACCGCACCGACGAACCCCTCGATTCCGGAACCTCAGGGTTGGGGCCGCAAATCCATGTTCTCCAGGACCGGCTCAAGGTCACTCCGGAAAACCAATCCCGTCTGCTGGAGGCGCTCGAAGCCGCCTTCCGTCTCGGCAAGGGCCATGCCACCGTCCATTTGACGGAAAGCTCCGGCTTGAAATCGGAAAGCTCGCGCTCGTTCAGCACGAGTTGGACGAATCCCGCCACAGGCTTCACCCTCCGCCCGCCGACCGCGGCGCTGTTTTCCTTCAACTCCCCGCTCGGTGCGTGCCCGAAATGCCGTGGCTTCGGCCGGGTCATCGGGATCGATCTGGAGAAAACCATTCCTGACAAATCCCTTTCCATTGCCCAAGGGGCCATCAAGCCCTTCCAGGGCGAGCGCGGAGACGAGTGCCTGCGCGACCTCGTCAGGAACTGCAAGGAGCGGGGCATCGATACCCGGTGCCCGGTCGAGGATCTGACGGAGGCCGAGCTGGAATGGATCTACTACGGAGATCGTAAGACGGAGAATCTGACTCCCGAACAGCTTGAGGACCTCTGGCAATCCGGCAACTGGTATGGAATCAAGGGCTTCTTCGACTGGCTGGAAACCAAGGCCTACAAGATGCAGGTCCGGATCTTCCTCAGCCGCTATCGTTCCTACACCACCTGCTCGGAATGCCGTGGCCGGCGCCTCCAGCCGGAGTCCCTGTGTTTCAAAATCGAAGGCAAAACCCTCCCGGAACTGTGGGCGATGTCCATCAGCGACCTTCTTCCGTGGTTCTCCGCGTTGGTCGCCTCTTCCGCTCCACTGATCAACGAGCACACCGCGCTCGGCACTCCGGATGCCACGCTGAAGCTTGTCCTGACGGAAATCACCTCCCGCCTCAGCTACCTTGACCAGGTCGGCCTCGGTTACCTCACGCTGGACCGCACCACCCGCACCCTCTCGGGTGGCGAGGTCGAGCGCGTCAATCTCACCACCTGCCTCGGAGCTTCCCTGACAGGCACCCTCTTTGTGCTGGACGAGCCGACCGTCGGTCTCCACCCCCGCGACATCGACCGCCTCGTCGGTGTCATGCACAGCCTCCGCGACAAGGGCAACACCCTCGTCGTCGTCGAGCACGAGCAAGCCGTCATGCAGGCGGCGGACCAGCTCATCGACATCGGTCCCGCCGCCGGATCGGAAGGCGGCACGCTCATTTACCAAGGTCCGGTGACTGGCGGGGGAGTGCCAGGTGACCAGTCATCAGTGACCGGTGCAAGAGGGAAGAAAAAGGCGGTCGCTTCCAAAAACATTTCCACTTCTCCGGCGGTGGGCACCCTTCCTTGGTTGACCGGTGCGAAATCCATCCCGGTTCCGGCCTCACGCCGCAAGCCTTCGAAGAAGGTGCTCTCGATCAAGGGCGCGACGCGGCACAACCTGAGAAAGCTGGATGCCGAGATCCCGCTCGGTCTCTTCGTCTGCCTCACCGGAGTTTCGGGTTCCGGCAAATCCACGTTCGCACACGACGTGCTTTATTTGAATCTCGCCCGCAAGCTCGGCCAGGAAGCCGAGGGCGACGCCGCTCCGATCAAATCCCTCACCGGCTCCCAGCATCTGGCCAGCGTCGAGCTTGTCGATCAAACGGCGGTCGCACGCACCCCTCGTTCCACACCGGCGGTTTTCCTCGGTGCCTTCGATCCCATCCGCCAGCTTTTCGCCCTCACCCCGGAAGCCCGCGCCCGCGAGCTGACCACCGGATTTTTCTCGTTCAACTCCGGTGCCGGCCGCTGCGACCGTTGTGCGGGAAACGGCTTTGAAAAGGTGGAGATGCAGTTCCTCTCCGACCTCTACGTCACCTGCCCGGACTGCAACGGGAAACGCTACAAACCCTCCACACTCGACTATCATTATCTTGGAAAGTCGATCCATGACATCCTGGATCTGACGGTCGCGAACGCCATCGCATTTTATTCCGAAGTCGCCGGCCTCATCCCGGCGCATGCCAAGCGCCACCAGCAGATCGTCAAACTGCTGGAACCACTTGTCCAGGTCGGCCTCGGCTATCTCAAGCTCGGCCAACCGCTCAACACGCTTTCCGGTGGCGAGGCCCAGCGGCTGAAACTCTGCCAGCTCCTCGCTTCCACCGAAACGCAAGGCTCCGCCCGTGGAAAACTTCTCATCCTGGACGAACCCACCACCGGCCTCCATTTCTCCGACATCGAAAACCTGCTCACGGTTTTCCAGAAACTCGTCGATTCCGGTCACACCCTGCTGGTCATCGAGCACAACCTCGATGTGATCAAATCCGCCGACTGGCTGCTCGATCTCGGTCCGGAAGCCGGAAAACACGGTGGCCAGCTCGTCGCCACCGGTCCACCCGAACAGGTTGCGAAACTCGACACCCCCACCGCCGGGTTCCTCAAACAAGCCCTCGCCGGCGTGACGAAAGGAGCGGAGGGTTCCACCGGGTCTTCCTCTTCACTCCCGCTTCCCAACCCGGAACTCCCGGCTTCCTCCAACTCCATCACCCTGCGTGGCGCGCGGCACCACAATCTCAAGAACATCTCGCTCGACATCCCGCGCGACCAGCTCGTCGTGATTTCGGGCCTCTCCGGTTCGGGAAAATCCACCCTCGCCTTCGACATCCTTTTCGCCGAGGGCCAGCGGCGCTTCCTCGACTCCATGTCTGCCTACGCCCGGCAGTTCGCCGAGCAGTTGGAAAAACCCGAGATCGACCAGCTCCAGGGACTTCCGCCCACCGTCGCCATCGAGCAGCGCATTTCCCAAGGCGGCGGAAAATCCACCGTCGCCACCGTTACCGAGTTGTGGAATTTCATCCGCCTCCTCTACTCCAAGCTCGGCACCCTCTATTGCCCGGACTGCCATGTCCCGGTTGAGAAGCAGTCGCTGGCGGCCATCGAAAACACCATCCGCGACCACTTGAAAAGCGGTGCTGTCAGATTGCTGGCTCCCATCATCCGCGGTAAAAAAGGCTTCCACACCGAGATCGCCGAATGGGCGGTGAAACAGGGATTCACAAGCCTGCTGGTGGATGGCGGATTCCAGGAGGCATCAACCTTCACCCGCCTCGAACGCTTCAAGGAGCACGATATCGACGTCGTGGTTGCGGAGGTTTCGAACGACCGGCAACCGGTGGCTGGTCGCAAGGTGGGGAAAAAGAATGCTTCTTCCCATGTGTCGTCCTCTTCACCGGTCACCGATCATCTGGACCTGCACACCCTCATCCCCCGTGCGCTCGACATCGGAAAAGGCATCATCAAACTCCACACCGCGGATGGGAAAATCCACCTTCTCTCCACCCACTCGAACTGTCCGAGCTGCAACCAGTCGTTCGAAGAGCTCGATCCACGCCTGTTTTCCTTCAATTCTCCGCACGGCTGGTGCCCGGAGTGCCGTGGCCATGGCCGGGTGCCGAAGCGCCGCCAGCATCTCGACACCTCGCGTTTCGACACCGTGTTGGAGGCCGAGATGGATGCGGACCGCGCCATCGACCGCATGGAGTCCAACGAACTCACCGAGTGTCCCGCCTGCCACGGTTCGCGTCTCAATCCCACCGCCTCCGCCGTCCGCCTGCAAGGATCACCGCCGGCGGGTGGCCGGGGTGGCAGGTTCTCCACCCCCATCTCCGCCCTCGGAAAACTCTCGATCAACTCCGCCACCACCCATTTCACGGACCTGACGTTCACCGATTCCCGCGACACTCTCATCGCCCGAGACATCCTGCCGGAAATCCGCCAGCGGCTTACCTTCCTGCAGGAAGTGGGCCTCGGCTACCTCCAACTGGATCGCTCGGGAAACACGCTGTCCGGCGGAGAATCCCAGCGCATCCGCCTCGCCGCCCAGCTTGGATCCAACCTCCGTGGCGTGCTCTACGTGCTGGACGAGCCCACCATCGGCCTCCACCCGCGCGACAACGCCGCCCTGCTCAAGACCCTCATCTCCCTCCGCGACCAAGGGAACTCCCTCATTATCGTCGAGCACGATGAAGACACCATCGTCGCCGCGGACCACCTCATCGACCTCGGTCCCGGCGCGGGCCGGCTCGGCGGGGAAATCGTCTACCAAGGAAAGCCGCCCGAGATTCCCAAAGCGCCAGGTGATCTGCCACCAGTGGTCGGTGGAAAAGGTAGGAAAAAGCACTCCACTGGCAATTCTTCCTCACCGGCCACCGATCACCCCGTACTTGCCGCTTCTTCTTCCCCGACCTACCGCGCGCTCTCCGCCGTGATGCATCACCCGCTCCGTGGATCACGCCGCGCCGTGGGGAAGGACCACCCGTTCCTCACCCTCGCCGGTTGCCATGCGAACAATCTGAAAAACGTCGATGTCGCCATTCCCCTGGGCCGCCTGACCGTGCTGACGGGTATCTCCGGATCCGGGAAATCGTCGCTCATGCACTCCTGCATCGCGGCGCTTTTCAAGAACGAGGCCAAGACCACCCGCGTTAAAAAATCAGAACTTCCTTTCGGCAAGACCAGCGGGGAAAAGCTGGTCAAGGCCACCTTCGAGGTCGATCAGTCACCGATCGGCAAGACCTCGCGTTCCTGTCCGGCGACCTATGTGAAGGTGTTCGATCACATCCGCGCCCTGTTCGCCCAGCTTCCGGAAGCACGCATGCGCGGCTTCGACGCCTCGCGGTTCTCGTTCAATACCGAGGGCGGACGCTGCCCCGACTGCAAGGGCAACGGCCGGGTTAAGCTTGAGATGGATTTCCTTCCCAGCACCTGGGTCCATTGTGAAACCTGCAACGGCCAGCGCTACAACCCCGCCACGCTGGAAGTCACCTTCAGGCAGAAAAACATCGGTGAGGTCCTCGCGATGACCATCGACGATGCCGCGGCGTTTTTCGAATCCCAGCCACGGATCTCCCATCCGCTCAAGCTCATGGCGGATACCGGTCTCGGTTATCTCCAACTGGGTCAGGCCAGCCCCACCTTGTCCGGTGGCGAGGCCCAGCGCATCAAGCTCGTCTCCGAACTCACCAAGGGTCGCGGCACGAAAGCCACGCTGAACAACGCGGCTCTCACCCAGCGCAACCTCTACCTCATCGAGGAGCCGACCGTCGGCCTGCACCTCGAAGACGTGCAACGCCTCATTGACGTGCTCCACCGCCTTGCGGACGAAGGGCACACGGTGGTCGTCATCGAGCACCATATGGCCGTCGCCGCCGAAGCCGACTGGATCCTCGACCTCGGCCCGGAAGCGGGCGAGGCCGGCGGCCAGATCATCGCCCAGGGTACGCCGGAGAAAGTGGCGAAATCGAAGACCTCGCGGACGGCACCGTTCTTGAAAACCGCCCTGCGGATTTGA